Proteins from one Parasteatoda tepidariorum isolate YZ-2023 chromosome 4, CAS_Ptep_4.0, whole genome shotgun sequence genomic window:
- the LOC122269145 gene encoding piggyBac transposable element-derived protein 3, translated as MADREDDSEEDEEEIEENIVAVPENSGARKKCKQVVWKKKRFQGKPCPKIFNPEQITNPPTVRTPIEYFEDYFKDDFFESAAVYTNMYSVLKNGISMDTNKEELQRVFGINLIMGCIRYPRLRLYWQKQYSFSAIVQCMPRDRFLNLRNCFHLVDTASKTPQVNNKLWKVQPIINQVRNVCLNLPRDQRSFSIDEQMIPFLGRAPVKQYVKNKPRPVGLKNFVLTASCGLVLDFIVYQGETTNFVHKELGLGPAVVLTLVRTLPVDSFVYFDRYFNTIPLLEELKKQKIEGTGTIQTNRVKGIPFVKSTALKKGESISLVYKGSPSLA; from the exons ATGGCTGACAGAGAAGATGACAGTGAAGAGGATGAAGAAGAAATAGAGGAAAATATTGTG GCTGTCCCAGAAAATTCTggtgcaagaaaaaaatgcaaacaggttgtatggaaaaagaaaagatttcaaGGGAAACCTtgtccaaaaatttttaatccagaACAAATTACGAATCCTCCAACAGTTAGAACACCAATAGAgtattttgaagattattttaaagatgattTCTTTGAGAGTGCTGCTGTGTACACAAATATGTACTCAGtgttaaaaaatggaattagtATGGATACCAACAAAGAAGAGCTACAGAGAGTTTTTGGTATAAACCTAATAATGGGCTGTATTCGTTATCCTAGGTTGAGATTATACTGGCAAAAACAGTACAGTTTTTCTGCAATTGTACAGTGCATGCCACgagatagatttttaaatttgagaaactGTTTTCATCTGGTTGACACAGCAAGTAAAACACCACAAGTAAATAATAAGCTATGGAAAGTTCAGCCAATTATCAACCAAGTCCGTAATGTCTGCTTGAATTTACCAAGAGATCAGAGAAGTTTTTCGATCGATGAGCAGATGATACCATTCTTGGGACGTGCCCCAGTAAAGCAGTACGTAAAAAATAAGCCGCGCCCTGTAGGAttgaaaaactttgttttaactGCATCATGTGGActagttttagattttatagTGTACCAAGGAGAAACAACAAACTTTGTCCACAAAGAGCTAGGTTTAGGACCTGCTGTGGTACTTACTTTGGTCCGAACCTTGCCGGTGGACAGTTTTGTGTATTTTGATCGTTATTTCAATACAATACCGTTGCtcgaagaattaaaaaaacagaaaattgagGGAACTGGCACTATCCAAACAAACAGAGTTAAGGGGATCCCATTTGTCAAGTCAACTGCTCTTAAAAAGGGAGAAAGCATttcgttggtgtataaaggttcgccatccctggcctag